A window of the Podospora bellae-mahoneyi strain CBS 112042 chromosome 6, whole genome shotgun sequence genome harbors these coding sequences:
- a CDS encoding hypothetical protein (EggNog:ENOG503P60B; COG:S), whose translation MADISFRKWIRWEPHSPTPPTSTIVLTSPQRRFVDIRVLLPLPTPPDSELPLEQLEWAIAGTSTSSPVLNPKTKEVEYSHCVWSHWIDSLVNNRDAGADEGDNYPVEGHPELTLERGRMVNPASGRVEGYEEMWVAGEVRAVEGVGCIVLEYDADLKGEEGWVRGEGGEQAEVERVGRGMVVRLGGYVQGFLRDGGDVRVERWVWDGERGKWEKRVRTGSGGLKGGEGVIPVAFVTEVGGQMEVGDEVMGVGGRRWRVVEKSLV comes from the coding sequence ATGGCGGACATCTCCTTCCGCAAATGGATCCGCTGGGAGCCTCACTCccccacaccaccaacgtCCACCATCGtgctcacctccccccaacgTCGTTTTGTCGATATCAGagtcctcctcccgcttccTACCCCTCCAGACTCGGAATTGCCTCTCGAGCAACTAGAGTGGGCTATCGCAGGCACGTCGACTTCTTCCCCGGTTTTGAACCCCAAGACGAAAGAAGTGGAGTATTCGCATTGTGTTTGGAGTCACTGGATTGATTCACTGGTCAATAACAGGGATGCTGGGGCTGACGAGGGAGATAATTACCCTGTGGAGGGACACCCCGAGTTGACgctggaaagggggaggatggtgaacCCCGCTagtgggagggtggaggggtacGAGGAGATGTGGGTGGCTGGGGAAgtgagggcggtggagggagTGGGGTGTATTGTTTTGGAGTATGATGCTGatttgaagggggaggaggggtgggttcgaggggaagggggggaacAAGCGGAAGTCGaaagggtggggagggggatggtggttcgGTTGGGGGGGTATGTACAGGGTTTTttgagggatgggggggatgtgagggttgagaggtgggtttgggacGGGGAAAGAGGAaagtgggagaagagggttaGGACTGGGagtggggggttgaaggggggggaaggggtgattCCGGTTGCGTTTGTTACTGAGGTTGGGGGGCagatggaggttggggatgaggttatgggtgtgggtggaaggaggtggagggttgttgagaagagTTTAGTTTAA
- a CDS encoding hypothetical protein (EggNog:ENOG503P4XW), which yields MELSASQKLNSPAAVPLTNFMAGSWTAASIAAIFLSVRLYTRLRATRRLFWDDTVLIFGTVFVIAASALWQWAAPKFWFILAVGSGTAFPTDLQQFMKDVEITMRVFFVEQIFFYSTLACVKLSLLLFFRRIGWHMTKIRVAWWSVLGFVVATWLTSIGDSQWGCLVAKGFDIMAQCTEPPAIRYANLTLRINCALDVLSDAAVLSIPVILIWDSKLRMAKKLAVIGLFSLTLLTMLVAILRVVGISSATWANGQVDPSYLWLWSYIETCIAIIVACLTAFPQLFVSNKKPTPYKQSGPSSGSAPPSGYKGQEDSVRMVQSYGDALDTCVDEESYGCSPMAFESHSTTNLKPAGMSQPYPEVVELHHVSPIASPYQQNGGYQQRYH from the exons ATGGAACTCTCAGCGAGCCAGAAGCTCAACTCACCAGCTGCCGTCCCTCTGACGAATTTCATG GCAGGTTCCTGGACGGCCGCCTCGATAGCTGCTATCTTTCTCAGTGTTCGCCTCTACACCCGTCTAAGAGCAACACGTCGACTATTCTGGGACGACACCGTCCTCATTTTCGGCACCGTTTTCGTTATCGCAGCATCAGCACTGTGGCAATGGGCAGCACCGAAGTTCTGGTTTATATTAGCTGTAGGATCGGGAACGGCCTTTCCAACAGACCTGCAACAGTTCATGAAGGATGTCGAAATCACCATGCGGGTCTTTTTTGTCGAACAGATCTTCTTTTACAGCACATTGGCTTGTGTGAAGCTCTcgcttctccttttcttcagGAGGATTGGTTGGCACATGACAAAGATCAGAGTCGCCTGGTGGTCGGTCCTGGGATTTGTGGTGGCAACATGGCTTACCTCCATCGGCGATTCTCAGTGGGGATGCTTGGTTGCGAAGGGCTTTGATATCATGGCTCAGTGTACTGAGCCTCCGGCTATCCGGTATGCCAACCTAACGCTCAGGATTAATTGTGCCTTGGATGTGTTGTCTGATGCTGCGG TCTTGTCCATCCCTGTCATCTTGATCTGGGACTCCAAACTTCGGATGGCCAAAAAGCTGGCCGTCATTGGACTATTTTCCCTCACACTTCTCACAATGTTGGTTGCCATTCTGAGGGTAGTTGGCATCAGCTCGGCGACCTGGGCAAATGGTCAGGTTGATCCGAGCTATCTGTGGCTGTGGAGTTATATCGAAACTTGCATTG CAATTATCGTCGCATGTCTCACAGCCTTTCCCCAGCTCTTCGTTTCCAACAAAAAGCCCACCCCATACAAACAGTCCGGACCATCAAGCGGATCAGCCCCGCCCTCGGGATACAAGGGACAGGAAGACTCTGTCCGCATGGTGCAGTCATATGGTGACGCTCTTGACACgtgtgttgatgaggagagcTACGGCTGCTCCCCCATGGCGTTTGAAAGCCACAGCACTACCAACCTGAAGCCGGCCGGCATGAGCCAGCCCTATCCTGAGGTCGTAGAGTTGCATCACGTTTCGCCGATTGCCAGCCCATACCAACAAAATGGGGGATACCAACAAAGATACCACTAA
- a CDS encoding hypothetical protein (EggNog:ENOG503NU12), giving the protein MRSIGRIVTLMSDSDSDSESGSGPSVEESLPLHSTTNTSDRVQASVLQSDSEPISETQSIPSLQKRLPFYPPRAPIPNDSLQYSRSNDIPRYLFRVYTPKSCGETTTSHVRPLSTTAPGHPEPQCLDIFASFHPDIAHRYPDRITHPSVAAKLLRRHFNFDCWPNASSDCPFVSWSSSLLFVLHYALCRSAYFDHRRDSNGKVAPGVRTNWKDVKVLLLDTTKLPRRTFISEVELLKFFASYGPDKRQPEEEQRTLKELLNLRLDCHTKGFYFGEYLSQGDLNIAGACVQTDLESLKDRGLFRLVPVLGEQWRWGKNVVKGGGILSLRNKLHSSDNPASTEEVLQAIHLGELFHSRHLDLTVPAAAMFLALKQRIRQDPVILGVFKEKCRADIIDVYQLAETNIPTELMLPEVTQFRILIQDIQEHFDYLEYADGMFSDDDTEHDEPTDLVVDAMAHLNLPSDTDSSS; this is encoded by the exons ATGAGGAGCATTGGAAGAATAGTGACATTGATGTccgactcggactcggacTCCGAATCTGGATCCGGCCCCTCAGTCGAAGAGTCTTTGCCATTACATTCAACGACCAACACTTCAGACAGAGTGCAAGCCTCCGTGCTACAATCGGACTCTGAACCCATATCGGAAACCCAATCAATCCCCTCACTTCAGAAGCGTCTTCCATTTTATCCACCACGCGCTCCAATCCCAAACGACTCTCTGCAATACTCCCGGAGCAACGACATTCCCCGATATCTCTTCCGTGTATACACACCAAAGTCATGCGGTGAAACCACTACCTCGCACGTTCGCCCACTGTCTACAACGGCCCCAGGGCACCCGGAACCCCAGTGTCTAGATATCTTCGCTTCATTCCATCCTGACATTGCACATCGCTATCCCGACCGGATTACCCATCCGTCAGTTGCTGCTAAGCTTCTGAGAAGACATTTCAACTTCGACTGTTGGCCAAACGCTAGCTCAGATTGCCCGTTCGTCAGTTGGAGCAGCTCGCTGCTTTTTGTCCTGCATTATGCGCTTTGCAGAAGCGCATATTTCGACCATCGTCGCGACTCCAACGGCAAAGTAGCTCCTGGAGTTAGGACCAATTGGAAAGATGTAAAGGTTCTCTTgctcgacaccaccaagtTGCCTCGACGCACGTTCATTTCCGAAGTAGAACTTCTCAAGTTCTTTGCTTCTTACGGACCCGACAAACGCCAGCCCGAAGAGGAACAGCGGACCTTGAAGGAGCTGCTCAACCTACGGCTTGATTGCCACACGAAAGGCTTTTATTTTGGGGAGTACCTCTCGCAAGGCGACCTGAATATAGCAGGTGCCTGCGTGCAGACGGATCTTGAGTCACTTAAAGACCGTGGCCTATTCCGCTTGGTCCCAGTGCTCGGTGAGCAATGGCGATGGGGAAAAAATGTCGTCAAAGGTGGAGGTATCCTTTCACTTCGCAACAAGCTTCACAGCTCGGATAACCCTGCTTCAACGGAAGAAGTTCTCCAGGCCATCCACCTTGGCGAACTGTTTCACTCACGTCACTTGGACCTCACAGTACCTGCGGCTGCTATGTTTCTTGCCCTCAAACAAAGAATTCGGCAAGACCCCGTCATTCTTGGCGTCTTCAAGGAAAAGTGTCGCG CTGATATCATCGATGTCTACCAGCTAGCAGAGACCAACATTCCCACCGAGCTGATGCTCCCGGAAGTCACGCAGTTCAGGATTCTCATCCAAGACATCCAAGAACATTTTGACTATTTGGAATATGCGGATGGGATGTTTTCTGATGATGACACGGAGCACGACGAGCCCACCGATCTAGTCGTGGACGCAATGGCGCATTTAAATTTGCCCTCCGA CACCGATAGTTCTTCCTAA
- a CDS encoding hypothetical protein (EggNog:ENOG503PFJ2): protein MASTSSFDRQTHPNLTATMSPPDDTNDTLSLVSSFYGPGNIGCWLLTIAAVLVTWTLNPRSRQQDTITLDFMAALAIPSIAAGHLFYLVFSRQGQDELGEEAPSIDGANLFTSSSQTAIRYAAAVEAPLNVCETFSSVALRMFVIAAWNGGPRRAFAVVVAGLLAFSTEISLFIQTAGIEAATSNLGRPFFFNSLVTMVVILVMLTFFLVVLLIIGIMAVDFRLRRLVAISDATRTEMEQTLSLKIANAQRVERLTMWLTIIPSAVVAPSGLLVAILSATGWLEETTYIADGHGKTGLLFFIPRSMATITELDQAVSLAIGILTLCFSLWDALRVKWQADIEKRGLIDEDLASGQGLTVRSILMSSTSGRQLLERNMI, encoded by the coding sequence AtggcctcaacctcctcattcGATAGACAGACCCATCCCAACTTGACCGCCACCATGTCGCCACCCGATGATACAAACGACACGCTATCCTTAGTGTCATCATTCTACGGCCCTGGAAACATCGGCTGCTGGCTACTCACCATCGCTGCCGTGCTCGTGACATGGACGCTCAACCCGAGATCCCGCCAACAGGACACTATCACCCTGGACTTCATGGCCGCCCTCGCGATTCCATCAATCGCAGCCGGGCATTTGTTCTACCTTGTTTTCTCCCGTCAAGGCCAGGATGAGCTAGGCGAGGAAGCACCATCTATCGACGGGGCCAATTTATTTACAAGCTCGTCACAAACAGCCATCCGGTATGCTGCCGCAGTAGAAGCGCCGCTCAATGTGTGTGAAACCTTCTCCAGTGTGGCTCTTAGGATGTTTGTAATAGCGGCATGGAACGGGGGACCTCGCAGAGCTTTcgctgtggtggttgccgGCCTATTGGCATTTTCGACCGAGATCAGTCTCTTCATTCAGACTGCTGGCATCGAAGCAGCCACGTCGAATCTTGGCCGCCCATTCTTTTTCAACTCTCTCGTGACAATGGTCGTAATCCTTGTCATGTTGACCTTCTTCCTCGTGGTGCTGCTGATAATCGGAATCATGGCTGTCGACTTTAGACTCCGGAGACTTGTTGCTATTAGCGACGCAACCCGTACAGAAATGGAACAGACATTGAGCCTGAAGATAGCAAACGCACAACGAGTAGAGAGGCTTACGATGTGGCTTACGATTATTCCTTCAGCAGTGGTGGCGCCGAGTGGCTTATTGGTCGCAATATTATCAGCCACCGGATGGCTTGAGGAGACAACATACATCGCTGATGGGCATGGAAAAACGGGGTTGTTATTCTTCATACCAAGAAGCATGGCCACTATTACCGAGTTGGACCAGGCGGTTTCCTTGGCTATAGGTATCTTGACGCTTTGCTTCAGCCTTTGGGATGCACTGAGGGTGAAATGGCAAGCTGACATAGAGAAACGGGGGTTAATCGATGAGGATCTAGCGAGTGGTCAAGGACTGACTGTCAGGAGCATACTCATGAGTAGCACGTCAGGAAGACAGCTTTTAGAAAGAAACATGATATAA
- a CDS encoding hypothetical protein (EggNog:ENOG503PFJ2), with translation MSSLPNTDEFSDISSLYGPGNIGSWYCLLGSVTITWLYNHNQHGKDTLTNDLIAALAFPAVASGHALHLILSTPRYRWEQYGCSDESHQIRIWLACPHDFDTASINRYYRAVEAPLAVCNQFVQLGIILLFAAAGTRRPWSASWIFCVWLLTMWTKSVMLLKGGVQLFFYYVLMSTAFACSSHWLHFVGKFAWRMRRDGSSSRIIPAHRLDMSRLLDAGKIGGFLIYLSVNS, from the coding sequence ATGTCTTCCCTGCCAAACACTGACGAGTTCTCCGACATCTCATCCCTCTACGGCCCAGGCAACATCGGATCCTGGTACTGCCTCCTAGGCTCCGTTACCATCACCTGGCTCtacaaccacaaccaacacGGCAAAGACACCTTAACCAACGATCTAATCGCAGCCCTTGCCTTCCCAGCCGTGGCATCAGGCCACGCGTTgcacctcatcctctccacaCCGCGCTACCGATGGGAACAATACGGCTGCTCTGACGAGTCACATCAAATTCGCATCTGGCTCGCGTGTCCCCACGACTTTGACACCGCGAGCATCAACCGGTACTACCGGGCGGTAGAAGCACCCCTGGCTGTGTGTAACCAGTTTGTTCAGCTGGGAATCATTCTCTTGTTCGCAGCTGCTGGGACACGTCGGCCTTGGAGCGCTTCTTGGATCTTTTGCGTATGGTTGCTGACCATGTGGACGAAGTCGGTCATGTTACTGAAGGGGGGTGTTCAGCTATTTTTCTACTACGTTCTGATGTCAACAGCGTTTGCATGCTCGTCACATTGGCTGCATTTCGTCGGCAAGTTTGCGTGGCGAATGAGGAGGGATGGTTCGTCAAGTCGCATCATCCCAGCGCATCGACTGGATATGTCTCGACTTTTAGACGCTGGCAAGATTGGCGGTTTCCTGATTTACCTTTCAGTAAATTCTTGA
- a CDS encoding hypothetical protein (EggNog:ENOG503PBAK), giving the protein MSAPSAAHGGTAPLASLTSIFTPPCSTTWLLTTTRLLSQYPPFPTAGPASCDPPSWQSNIAGGGFHYYSPAVCPEGFHVGPSCGLTRTRTAEGFPAVEKGETVAYCVPKGLTCTTDITDYRGGVWGYTRDGTAWGARVTVGPAIQIRWVEADLTLFETHPLTPGLTLAKSEMGVATAVARSFTTVISIDDADSTSLIIDTTPNHDGGRGPSIETGGAAPDTREPDTAASNGGNTSGFVIGNLNQGSSIVVMVVVSLIGALILSTIAWCLIRRYKRKKGLEKEMQHSNNATHQEVGRQHHRAYAPGSSRRSGPRLDPRERMQMDAQKVLPSDPPIAMKKHLPQPALRIDPQQRPKPTPRRGYSELDTSSPALGSAPNPAELEGDTIETPAKPWVVHQRSWLRSPSVYHPLQSPRSFRSSRSARRTVRESFGEKVNDPATALGRLRIPSAARSTMSRSSPTSASPRSGSFWRIPRSPRSPRTPTSTRLSQQIPRPPPIKSGLSNETSLSNTPPDILERRDGEGLGSGHHDSR; this is encoded by the coding sequence ATGTCAGCTCCCAGTGCAGCCCATGGTGGCACGGCACCATTGGCTTCATTAACTTCCATATTTACGCCCCCGTGCTCCACCACCTGGCTCCTGACGACCACCAGGCTGCTTTCACAGTATCCGCCCTTCCCAACGGCCGGCCCAGCATCCTGTGACCCGCCCTCCTGGCAGTCCAACATCGCCGGCGGAGGTTTTCACTATTACTCTCCCGCTGTCTGCCCCGAAGGGTTCCATGTTGGTCCCAGTTGCGGTTTAACCAGGACAAGAACAGCCGAGGGTTTTCCTGCAGTCGAAAAGGGAGAGACTGTTGCATACTGCGTACCAAAGGGCCTTACTTGCACCACAGATATCACCGACTACCGCGGCGGCGTATGGGGCTATACTCGTGATGGAACAGCCTGGGGTGCTAGAGTAACAGTTGGGCCAGCAATCCAGATCCGCTGGGTAGAAGCCGACTTAACCTTGTTCGAGACACATCCCCTCACGCCGGGCTTGACACTCGCCAAAAGCGAAATGGGTGTTGCCACAGCTGTTGCCCGGTCTTTCACCACCGTCATATCGATTGACGATGCCGACTCGACGAGCCTCATTATCGACACCACACCAAACCACGATGGGGGTCGAGGGCCTAGTATCGAAACCGGGGGGGCAGCGCCAGACACCAGGGAACCAGACACCGCGGCATCAAACGGGGGTAATACAAGCGGCTTTGTGATTGGAAACTTGAACCAGGGATCAAGCAtcgtggtgatggtggtggtctcaCTCATCGGAGCACTCATCCTCTCGACAATAGCTTGGTGCTTGATCAGACGATATAAGCGGAAAAAGGgactggagaaggagatgcagCATTCCAACAACGCCACGCATCAGGAAGTTGGACGGCAACATCACCGGGCATATGCTCCGGGATCGTCGAGAAGAAGCGGACCGAGACTAGACCCTCGTGAGAGAATGCAGATGGATGCCCAAAAAGTACTGCCATCTGACCCTCCAATTGCCATGAAGAAACACTTGCCCCAACCAGCCCTGAGGATTGACCCACAACAAAGGCCAAAACCGACTCCACGACGCGGATACTCCGAGCTCGATACCAGCTCACCAGCTCTTGGGAGCGCACCAAACCCCGCTGAGCTCGAGGGAGACACCATAGAAACACCAGCAAAACCATGGGTTGTCCACCAAAGATCATGGCTAAGAAGCCCCTCTGTCTATCACCCACTCCAATCTCCACGGTCTTTCCGTTCTTCGAGGTCGGCGCGGCGGACGGTGAGAGAATCGTTCGGCGAAAAGGTCAACGACCCGGCAACAGCACTGGGACGGCTGAGAATACCATCAGCTGCAAGGTCGACAATGTCCAGGTCGTCGCCCACATCAGCCAGTCCTCGATCAGGGAGCTTCTGGCGGATACCGCGGAGTCCAAGGAGCCCCAGGACTCCAACAAGTACCAGATTGAGCCAGCAAATACCCCGACCACCGCCAATCAAGTCTGGTCTCAGCAATGAAACGTCACTGTCGAATACGCCGCCAGACATTCTTGAACGGCGCGACGGGGAGGGCCTCGGGAGTGGGCATCATGATTCGAGGTGA
- a CDS encoding hypothetical protein (EggNog:ENOG503PWN7), with product MSSDKPHFNTTIFTQPSTDLTTSLVSSPTTTTKSPSPTRTAAARTRAMSMTEEWQPVIDRRQSWSAQEYSHEMHSKLVQQHDLRGSIGDRSVERDNGQGFSER from the coding sequence atgtccTCCGACAAACCCCACTTCAACACCACAATCTtcacccaaccctccacagacctcaccacctccctagtctcctccccaacaaccacaaccaaatccccctccccaacccgcaccgccgccgcccgcacCCGCGCCATGTCCATGACAGAGGAATGGCAGCCCGTCATCGACCGCCGCCAGAGCTGGTCCGCCCAAGAGTACTCCCACGAGATGCACTCCAAGCTCGTCCAGCAGCACGACCTGCGGGGATCCATCGGCGACCGGTCGGTGGAGAGGGACAACGGGCAGGGGTTTAGTGAGCGTTAA
- a CDS encoding hypothetical protein (EggNog:ENOG503P22H; COG:S), which yields MSSLTAASTLTRRARCAQATPSSVGAVLNLHQQQTRSFRFSRTWIVHIDADQDRDICRRHRFARQRYPDILHRHLSWDKSSFSRPSNPSKSSPYDYWRTDQSPSLSRNRWASSNIPNKTTGNPTGIRPGQNIEDAERAPLEHLLFGKQERRAKVTALDPADVTKTFKSYRSQFAGFQPPPLGVAQEPIFYDGPPPEAELKLYGKVKIDSEPWAAVPRKPAPAPRSQSVPDVVNALNDKHAEVLWNESNITGSGQGLNTSEYNDLDKYTPVVDPASDPVQVQPEEYKDLGRYVPIKHQEPDGKPTGQEESIEYEDLDKYGPVRSHEPDGKYKIDPDSEPVPEDLGKYEDGVSSHEPDGKYKPMQQASVSSEKLGKYDAAVRAHEPDGRYAPVLAEPNLDPAEIAEYSKPFLSHEPDGKYAEAYVRPSQDEAELAQYEAFRSHEPDGKYAPEQYQAGYDPVELKTYIPFRSHEPDGKYAASHVAPTQDSAELKSYRAFRSHEPDGKYAVSEAESDSEPVELDSYKAVRSCEPDGKYAANINASITEPTDLDEYQGGFRSNEPDGKYAPSAEDLKEGPDLGNHEAFTLEDSETSRTAQRQKAIPAAKNEAEITTEFRKVVQELMANPTAESALASQRSSSYQSSDGKETPKPKKSKRLTGQTETTPANLSEPVLYKILAYDPVMQAIDVAETTSVVPDSATPLSPAEVLLRISNPARFFPHFAPLQAQGFEIVSGSGDVLIFRKVREPVVAKEEQVASTKTVPASSPTSPVNPIDMTGGGLVPEYNVAAGRFASPTGFVNYDLPSEKTIGRYVPQGETFFSPGQRAEEMHERHSAWEEKQKKKKKGSLLKRLAVSAAGVASVSFGVAVLAEGMKNEVKGVKVVKKN from the exons ATGTCCTCGTTAACAGCCGCATCCACCCTTACTCGCCGAGCTCGCTGTGCTCAGGCTACACCAAGCTCGGTTGGAGCtgtcctcaacctccaccagcaacaaacacGCAGCTTCAGGTTCAGCCGAACATGGATCGTCCACATCGACGCTGACCAGGACCGAGATATatgccgccgccaccgcttCGCTCGCCAGAGATATCCAGACATACTCCATCGGCATCTTTCCTGGGACAAGAGCAGCTTCAGCAGGCCATCAAACCCATCCAAGTCCTCACCCTACGATTACTGGCGCACCGATCAATCGCCGAGTCTTTCCAGGAACAGATGGGCCAGCAGCAATATCCCCAACAAGACCACCGGGAACCCCACTGGCATCCGGCCAGGCCAAAACATTGAGGATGCTGAGAGGGCGCCACTGGAGCACTTGCTTTTCGGCAAGCAGGAGCGGCGGGCCAAAGTCACAGCGCTTGATCCGGCAGACGTCACCAAAACCTTCAAGTCGTATCGTTCCCAGTTCGCGGGATTTCAGCCCCCACCACTCGGTGTTGCACAGGAGCCGATATTCTACGACGGCCCGCCACCCGAGGCGGAGTTGAAACTCTACGGCAAGGTCAAGATCGATTCAGAACCTTGGGCCGCTGTCCCGAGAAagccagctccagctccgcGTAGCCAGTCTGTTCCAGATGTCGTCAATGCTCTTAACGATAAGCATGCCGAGGTCTTGTGGAACGAAAGCAATATCACTGGATCGGGACAAGGTCTTAACACATCCGAGTATAACGACCTGGACAAGTATACACCCGTTGTCGATCCAGCCTCAGACCCAGTTCAGGTTCAACCCGAGGAGTACAAAGATCTCGGCAGATACGTTCCAATCAAGCATCAGGAACCAGATGGAAAACCCACGGGCCAAGAAGAGTCTATCGAGTACGAAGACCTCGACAAATACGGGCCTGTGCGCTCTCATGAGCCGGACGGGAAGTACAAGATCGATCCAGACTCAGAACCTGTACCAGAGGACCTTGGAAAGTATGAGGATGGTGTCAGCTCGCATGAACCTGACGGAAAGTACAAACCCATGCAGCAGGCTTCCGTGAGTTCAGAGAAGTTGGGCAAATACGACGCGGCCGTTCGTGCACATGAACCGGACGGGAGATACGCCCCTGTCTTGGCCGAACCCAACCTCGATCCCGCTGAGATTGCAGAGTACAGCAAGCCATTTTTGAGCCATGAACCCGATGGAAAGTATGCAGAAGCCTATGTTCGACCGTCGCAAGATGAAGCTGAACTCGCACAATACGAGGCTTTCCGCAGTCACGAGCCGGATGGAAAATATGCGCCCGAACAGTATCAGGCTGGTTACGATCCTGTCGAGCTCAAGACATATATCCCTTTCCGCAGTCACGAGCCCGATGGCAAGTACGCGGCATCCCACGTCGCGCCCACACAGGATTCAGCGGAGTTGAAGAGCTACAGAGCCTTCCGGAGCCATGAGCCTGATGGGAAGTATGCGGTATCTGAGGCCGAATCTGACTCCGAACCAGTGGAACTGGACAGTTACAAGGCAGTACGAAGTTGCGAGCCTGACGGCAAATACGCCGCAAACATCAACGCCTCAATCACAGAGCCAACTGATCTGGACGAGTATCAAGGGGGGTTTCGCAGCAATGAGCCAGACGGCAAGTATGCGCCCTCGGCAGAAGACTTGAAGGAGGGCCCCGACTTGGGCAATCACGAAGCGTTTACACTGGAGGACTCCGAGACGAGCCGCACCGCTCAACGGCAGAAAGCCATACCCGCAGCCAAGAATGAGGCCGAGATTACCACTGAGTTCCGAAAGGTTGTTCAGGAGTTGATGGCCAATCCAACCGCCGAATCCGCTCTCGCCTCACAGAGGTCATCGAGCTACCAATCTTCGGATGGCAAAGAGAcgcccaaacccaaaaaGTCTAAACGACTCACTGGCCA AACAGAGACAACTCCCGCCAACCTCTCAGAACCAGTACTCTACAAGATTTTGGCTTATGACCCCGTGATGCAGGCAATAGATGTTGCCGAGACCACATCTGTCGTGCCAGACAGCGCCACACCCTTGAGCCCAGCCGAGGTTCTTCTTCGGATCTCCAACCCTGCCCGCTTCTTCCCTCATTTTGCCCCTCTCCAAGCCCAGGGCTTCGAGATCGTTTCCGGCAGCGGCGATGTCCTCATCTTCCGCAAGGTTCGTGAGCCAGTCGTCGCCAAGGAGGAACAGGTCGCTTCTACCAAGACGGTCCCAGCTTCATCGCCCACTTCACCTGTCAACCCCATCGACATGACTGGCGGTGGCCTTGTCCCGGAGTACAATGTCGCGGCCGGCCGGTTTGCTAGTCCCACTGGCTTCGTCAACTACGACTTGCCTTCGGAGAAGACGATCGGCCGCTATGTTCCGCAGGGTGAGACTTTCTTTAGTCCGGGTCAGAGAGCAGAGGAGATGCATGAGAGGCACTCGGcgtgggaggagaagcagaagaagaagaagaaagggaGTCTTCTCAAGCGTCTTGCTGTTAGCGCGGCTGGGGTTGCGAGTGTTTcgtttggtgttgctgtgctAGCTGAGGGGATGAAGAATgaggtgaagggggtgaaggtggtTAAGAAGAACTGA